The genomic region TGCCTGCTTATATCCCAAAACTGGAAAAGTTAAGTGAAGAGATCAGAACGTATGTTGTTGCAGATGTTCCACAAATACATTCTAGCAAACTTTGACCTTGTTGTAAAGAAGATGTTGGTGTTTGCTCTCTAAACATCTAATTGTAGTtcacagagaaaacaataactatcccttactgagatagtgagtgatatactaaagtgcctgaataaaagcagctcaacacaaaaagtggaataccttaatccacaataaagtgcaaaatataagaataaaaaggtataaacaatataccagcaagtggagcgctataatgaatattaatataaataatgagggggtatactcacccctccaacatagtgatacaatgtgtccaaatgtacatacaaagtaaaacaacaaaaagagagaatatagtgcagatggtttacaaaaatcaaaaatgaataatagtagcaattggttgaaaccactcacgtgggttggagcctataagctattggctccgtaagtgactcctttttgctcttgaggcagcaacacacccctttatcccaaacgatgttctcccgaagatatggaacaagcagagagagagaacctcataggtggtattgtccagatagtgtatacaaaatagtgagatagtaattgttatgctcaccttagacagagccttgaattcctggctctgaggtttgttggcaatatgctaatttattgggatagcattccccacataatgttcctggaggctagaaaggactatatggactgatataaaaaaatatcgatttattgtagagataaaaaataataaaaacaatattaagacttctcaaaagcatataagctaaaaggtagaaagtccaagtataaaagtccaaaactccagctaaacgcgtttcactcttgtatgagcttcctcagtagctgtgaagtagcctcaggaatcttccactttataagtgttctaaagttaattcggatcctccctttggggtcacaggaagtgtgattatccaatcataaggtcagagtctctttcaaatttcttatactgatcacctgtagtgataccggagaaactgacggaagccaagcacagagagatggacacaggtttcttcaggaaggaagagattctttattggatcaccgatcgggactcagagggactagcgtcaccaaaatacagcaaagtctgagtactgaatacatagagtacattccttatatagcactgtagctcctcccacaattaactacacccacacatacccttaacctatttaatgaatagagtctaaactcatccatccggtctaaccacgtggctcatctgatacaaaggagagggacgcgtaattccagttcttatattcctgcacctggtcagtacagtgatgacagtatcttagctacgtgttattaactaactgatactacaaacacatatacatacatatgccttgtggcaatcttagcctgctaaacttgtattttactggaattacatcacattcccccctttgatgcctctgatatttcacaattacttgaggcatcacttaaccttggtttgcatatacctcaggttaccatgaaccagaccagacttatcttatgatgtgaatcttcaacattcatcttcttgcattggttctccctgatctagagccttatacttatatatcgccattatctgtgcagcagccttcctctctgctatacttcctatcaggctttgcacagacctaactactaagggtataagacacggtaggagtagacacaacagtaaaatcagtaggactccacctaccactgccttaagccctccaaaccactcataccagctaccaaaccaactacttggattgtaccctttccatacctgagtaggcacatgcgctagtttaaccatatggctagtaagctcagctattgcttgcccttcgtcatctatttgaagacagcaattacttaggttaaacttcccacatacacctccctctactgccaaaaggtaatccaaggctaatctattttggtagactgctgtcctcatcctggtggtatgcttcgctagaagattgagcgcttgtgatgtctcatttgtgataatctcaaccaccgcctgtaatcttataatacggttgagcatataaataggggttctataaccaaaggtaccatcctcagcccacgtggctggcccataataatctataatacgctggggaggccattcattatcttcccaggcgcctatctctatgggtccccttttcttcctagtattcacatcatacactttaacacctaaagtctcacctgtttcaatcggtaacaagaagaaggatggtttgagcatacccaacacacatgccccttcccagtcctgtggcaactccgaataggctttcttaccacagatccagtacaaatttgctggggctctccaggtagatgtgatggatagatcaaaccacacatcctttaaattggcatatctagcaaacgggttagatggttctgagacatttgaagccgaccaccaagttgtattctttgtatcatcatcataagctttttgccctagacaagttaattctcctacagaagtattatacatcattcctttccttgctatgcaaacataacctatgatggaggtctttaatctccactcagatttacctctaacactcaaatgataatcggcttgtgtagatattagttggtcaactgcctcagaaccggacattacctcttttgcttcccaaggccattggtctcccatgttagtacctccacacacatagcagttggtaacattaagactaccggcaatactttcggctaaatcaataaacaggtttttagcattatgggggatcttattatctatactcatctcttcataaaaggaatggtatacttgatgagtctgggaggataccgtatcagtctctattcctataaacaataatgtcccaggatctaaacccgtcccgtatatctgaaacccaaataaatttccatacttatctaagaacttgtcggggttattaatgagtatatggactgggttgcattccatagacttacaataagggctagtcggcaacttagtcactatcatgtctttgtctactgtctgtccccaagttgcccaccccacacaagaccaatatgggcaaaagttataatctctatttgggcatctaggacttaaatatttatttttgctactgggacaaatatatttatcattagacccatacgtcctctcccatctaagatccccacatacattccacggttttctaccacttgatatcttacatgcatcaaatagcagaacacccgaagaatgtacggattctaacaccgtcttattaattagggtcccctgaggatctccattcctgagagtcaaccagattgtacgaggttgatactccggactgaagcacttaggttctcctactcctaaatggcacacactataatctatatttaagtatctacatctcgatacatctcctttacactcgtattgtgaatgccaaattagggtttgggaaatatggttacctgttctcgtagtcttaatgcatacctcacagctaggagtgtcggtacctctaccttcctgaatataaaaacacatgtaaataaacacaatcaaaagcacatctttcgccgtcatcctcagtcttcgtccgtgcgatggaacctcagcttccaggatgtgagggctgcagggaatggagttctgctcatcttcacaggtgtcccttcgagactttcctggcttatacactatgtgatggtaagcggacaggctttattatggccttctcactcacacctgtaacaataaaatttgtaatccacaataattcctcgttactccgactgagtagtgcgttttaaccggatcttgcagggattctctggatctactgtaacttgccaagaatcgactgctgctggtttaaccctggagtgatgtatccacggagttacttcggctacttttatcgctgtaggggtagacaaaagaacaacataaggacctctccacttgggccctaacggtacattattccactctttaatccacacttgatctcctggatgataactatgaacagggggataaatattcacaggtaatctatcttgtacccatttctgtacctcctccatagtcttacccaactctacaacctgctgccgggtaattccttctcccaactgactcaagtccccccttaagttaccaagtacgggaggtggtcgcccatacatgatttcaaaaggagagaggcccatccttctggtaggggtactgcggattcgcaataaagctatgggtaagagaacgttccacttaagttgggtttcctgacacattttagccaactggttctttatagttctattcattctctctaccttaccagaactctggggtctatatgcagtatgaagcctccactttataccaagcatatgagtcagttgttgtaggcactgatgaacaaaagctggaccattgtccgatcctatagaacagggtagtccatatcggggtattatttctcgtagcaggaatctcacaacttctcctgctttctctgtacgagtaggacatgcttctacccagcctgaataggtgcacacaattaccagcaggtaacgatgtccacccgatttaggcattactgtaaagtctatttgtagatcggacatggggagtccccccataaactgaactcctggtggctttactggtccttgtcttgcattattcttagcacacgttacacatctgcgtacaatggcctgagtcaagttggacaatcttggtatgtagaaatgttttctaagagattcttcagtactgtctctcccagaatgtgtcccgttgtgataattttggacaatttctaccgctagtgatgctggtatgactattcttccatcttctagctgataccacttgttctccaaatactttcccggttcagtctttaaccactcctcttcttgagctgtataaactggagtccattgggacagtggagttggtataagagcagctatatgccccacatactcctgtcttcctgattcagcagcacgcttagctgcactatctgccatccgatttcccttggttacatcaccatctcctctcagatgcgctcgacaatgtatgataccgacttctttcggctcccacactgcttccaatagttgtaggatttcagctgcgtacttgatttctttgccctctgaattcagtagtcctctttctttatacaaagctccgtgggcatgagtggttaaaaacgcatacttagagtccgtatagatatttactcttaaaccttcagccaattgtaacgctcgtgttagtgctattaattctgccttttgtgctgatgttcctttcgccagtggccgagcttctatcaccttgtctatggttgttactgcatatcctgcatagcggatcccttctttcacataactactgccgtcggtgtaatattgaacatcggggttctggatgggaaaatcacgaagatctggtctacttgagaatacttcatccattacttccaaacaatcatgttgactttcagtaggttgtggcaaaagggtagctggatttaaggtgtttacagtctctaaatgcactcttgggttttcacacaacattgcttgatacttggtcatacggctattactaaaccaatgatttcctttgtaatccaacaacgtctgtactgcatgtgggactcgtacataaagttcttgacccagagtgagtttatcggcttcagctactagcagggcggctgcagctacggctcttagacaaggtggaagtccgctggccactgcatccagttgcttagacatgtaggcaacaggtctttgccatgatcccaagtactgtgtcaatactcccacagccattcttctttgctcgtgtacatataagtagaatggtcgtgtgtgatcaggtagacctaatgctggggcactcatcaaagccttcttcacatcttcaaatgccgtttgctgttcttgggtccataagaaggggtcgtgctctgtacctttgatagctgcgtacagaggttttgctagtatcgcatagctgggaatccatatcctacagaagcctgctgcccccaagaattctcgcacttgtcttctattcttgggtattggtatttggcagacagcttcttttctctctggccccataattctttgaccttcagagatatggaatcctagatacttgacagttggcaaacacaactgagccttctttctagacaccttgtatcctgccttccagagaatgtgtagtagatcgtgcgttgcttgctgacagatttcttttgtaactgctgctatcaacaagtcatctacatattgtaacaatacacactctcctgggatggactcgaaatccaatagatcttgacttagggctgaaccaaatagggtaggtgaatttttaaacccttggggcagtcttgtccaagtcatttggcgttttgagcccgttacagcgttctcccactggaaagcgaaaatacattggctttctgcggcaattcggaggcaaaagaaggcatctttgagatctaagactgtgaagtaagtagccccgcccggaattaaagcaagcaggttatatggattgggtacaactggatgtatgccaacaaccgcatcattgactgctcttaagtcctgtacaggtcgatactcatctgtaccgggcttttgaacaggcagcaatggggtgttccagggggaagtacagaattttaggataccataccgtatgaacttatccagataggattggatgttcttcttagccttctgcggaatgtgatattgtcttaggctcactggataaaccccatgtttcagttcaatttttattggtggaatattgcgggccagtcctggtgggttgttctctgcccaaactcctggtatgttaaacaatgtctcatcactcctagggttttggctagtcaacactgtataaagtcgccactcttcttcctttggtacggataaagtcataatacctgaaggtccattaaactttaaagatgttgttccatctggtaggaacgtaatctgcgcttgtaatttggatagcatatcacgtcccagcaattggactggacattcaggcatataaaggaattggtgttttactacgtggcctctcaatgtacagagtcgacttttaagaaccggtctttcagcacttcttccagttgctcctatcacagtaatagtccttccagatggaggagcaactagattagtcaccactgaatgttcagcaccagtgtcgatcatgaacgcactccttttcccccctattgatacatcgaccataggctccgctcgaccaagggggatggagcccggtcggtatcaatagtcctccatgaccgtgtcagccaatcctacgaagtccctaccttctctatcgcgggacctttgcgctgctggaatatatctgtcttccctaacacttcctctgttcccattactccctctataaccattactccctccggggcctcctctacctctcgctctgcctctaaagtttccgtagcctgccctgggtaggaccctctcgtactgctctctttgcggacattcgttcctccaatgcccttcttccttgcaatacgcacactgatccctactcaaaggctccctactccatctattattgcctctatctgggccccgtttatctacgcctgcgatcgctaccgctagcatatcagcctttttacgcatcttgcgctcctcctctttcttgctttctgtttccctattcatatacaccttattagctacctccattagttgggagattgacatacctgcaaacccttctaacttttgtagcttgcgcttaatatctccgtatgcttggctgacaaaggcggagttaaccattcgggaattgtctgcgtcttccggattaaagggggtatacaagcggtatgcctccaatagtcggtcataaaagacactgggcgcttcatcgcttttctggatcacctcaactgtcttcgacatgttaatggctttctttcctccggctttcatgccagcaattatagcgtctctataggctctgagttgaaccatatcagcaccatttacgttccaatcgggatcagtgttgggataatgtgttgcggcccatgctgctggattagcttggttcaaagcacgggctctatcctctaatgctttaatggctgcttgatttattcttgtcctttcctcattgttaaataaagtcattagtaactgctggcaatcagcccatgtcggattatgcgtctgtactattgaggtgaacagatcagtcatagcttgtggtttctcagtatacgaggaattatgggtcttccagtttaaaagatcggttgtggtaaatgggacatatacgaagactgggtcagcgtgtgccatttgacctgcggcatcgatataagctgacccgggattcagacgaagaggcatctgatagtgctttaattgttgggcaccagtcaactgtcgggtttggatggggctacgtagagaggcgtcagtcatgggttccggtcggggagagatagggtatggggatgtgggaggtcggttttgggaaaaggtcgtaaatagaacacttcgggccgagctagatgaagcttgaccggaagtctgaagtggcgccaaatcaggatattcgtttctaatggaggttggtctatctggttccggaaggggggatttagtacgagggggggtggatcctgcactggaggaggaagcggaagtggatgagggtaatgagggaagggttacaggacttcctgtatttgcgtcacttcctcttaccggaaagtaagggggcggcaaagggatctcggactcagggggcgtgtccaaaatgggcctaacaccagtcctagtggacgagcaagtcctagctaccatgaggcgacactgctcctcgtggcatgtctggagccattttggcgagtcatttacggcctgtctccaacagtcaatataaggaaactggccgtaaagttcaggcctacccgatacagccacgtgtaagcgc from Pelobates fuscus isolate aPelFus1 chromosome 1, aPelFus1.pri, whole genome shotgun sequence harbors:
- the LOC134590642 gene encoding endogenous retrovirus group 3 member 1 Env polyprotein-like translates to ITSTWRAPANLYWICGKKAYSELPQDWEGACVLGMLKPSFFLLPIETGETLGVKVYDVNTRKKRGPIEIGAWEDNEWPPQRIIDYYGPATWAEDGTFGYRTPIYMLNRIIRLQAVVEIITNETSQALNLLAKHTTRMRTAVYQNRLALDYLLAVEGGVCGKFNLSNCCLQIDDEGQAIAELTSHMVKLAHVPTQVWKGYNPSSWFGSWYEWFGGLKAVVGGVLLILLLCLLLPCLIPLVVRSVQSLIGSIAERKAAAQIMAIYKYKA